Proteins found in one Pontibacter sp. SGAir0037 genomic segment:
- a CDS encoding TIM-barrel domain-containing protein — protein MKIVNTLCFLLLLTQYVQGSPKVLSYQKLDDGIVVKLEQTNSGDPHTLRLRVVSDKIVQVLATPTEVTNRLQPSLMVVNKAGTKQKADWDLKEENKNLTLTTNALTIKVDGNTGAITFSDKNGRVVLQENYDGKPVFTPAQFGQEQAYQLHKTFQAAPDEAFYGLGQHQAGIMNYRGYQVDLTQYNGVAVVPFMMSSKNYGLLWDNNSITKFGDVRPYQLLSKLTLYGKDQKAGGLTATYVSDQKSGKAPIVRQEKEIDYEFLSSQKNLPDGYALQGGLVTWEGYIESDATGKHTFQMPAAGYIKVWIDNKLLLDKWREAWNPGLNIFTHELKKGQKHPVKIEWNPDGGVSYLALRYLAPQPEQDKNRFSFASEAGDEIDYYFVYGQNKDEVISGYRQLTGDAQIMPKWAMGFWQSRERYKTQDEILSTVQEFRKRKIGLDNIVLDWSYWKEDQWGSQQFDETRFPNPEGMIRELHDKYNTHFMISVWPKFYEGIANYKLFNDKGLLYKQSINEGIRDWIGQGYVSTFYDAYHPEGRELFWDVLNKNLYNKGVDAWWLDATEPDILSNASIEHRKALMNPTYLGSADKYFNAYSLMNAKGIYEGQRETNPNDRVFILTRSAFGGLQRYGAATWSGDIASRFDELERQIPGGLNFSMSGLPYWTTDIGGFFVEDKYDRPDPKGDALEEWRELNARWYQYGTFTPLFRSHGQYPYREVFNIAPEDHKAYQSIVYYNKLRYRLMPYIYSLAGQVYHNDYTMMRALVMDFDTDKNVLNIGDQFMFGPSLLINPVYKRNATSRKVYLPANIGWYNLYDGSYQEGGQTVDAAAPYERMPIFVKAGAILPFGPEIEYTTQKPADQITLYIYGGKDGSFELYEDENTNYNYENGKFIKIPISYNDAAKTLTIGKQQGEFAGMLKNRTFNVVYVSRNQPKELQFDAKPLKVINYKGKATSVKLI, from the coding sequence ATGAAAATAGTGAACACCCTTTGTTTCCTCCTGCTGTTAACGCAGTATGTGCAGGGAAGCCCTAAAGTTTTAAGCTACCAAAAACTCGATGATGGAATAGTTGTAAAGCTGGAGCAGACTAATTCGGGAGATCCGCATACCCTCAGGCTTCGAGTAGTTTCTGATAAGATAGTGCAGGTTCTTGCTACGCCAACAGAAGTCACTAACAGACTGCAACCAAGTTTGATGGTTGTCAACAAGGCAGGCACTAAGCAAAAAGCTGACTGGGATCTGAAAGAAGAAAACAAGAACCTCACTTTAACTACTAATGCCCTTACTATAAAGGTGGATGGTAATACAGGCGCTATCACATTTTCAGATAAGAATGGCCGGGTGGTGCTACAGGAAAATTACGATGGCAAGCCTGTTTTTACTCCTGCTCAATTTGGACAGGAACAGGCATACCAGCTGCATAAAACTTTTCAGGCGGCTCCTGACGAAGCTTTTTATGGACTGGGGCAGCATCAGGCCGGCATTATGAACTACAGAGGCTATCAGGTGGACCTGACACAGTATAATGGCGTAGCAGTAGTGCCTTTTATGATGTCGAGTAAAAACTATGGCCTCTTATGGGATAATAACTCTATTACTAAGTTTGGTGATGTAAGACCTTATCAGCTACTGTCTAAGCTGACGTTGTATGGCAAAGACCAGAAAGCAGGGGGCTTAACCGCTACTTATGTGTCTGATCAGAAATCCGGCAAAGCGCCTATTGTTCGCCAGGAAAAAGAAATTGACTATGAATTTCTCAGTTCTCAGAAGAACTTGCCAGATGGGTATGCGCTGCAAGGAGGACTTGTAACCTGGGAAGGCTACATTGAAAGTGATGCAACAGGCAAGCATACCTTCCAGATGCCGGCTGCCGGTTATATAAAAGTATGGATTGATAACAAGCTGCTGCTTGACAAATGGCGTGAGGCTTGGAATCCCGGCTTAAATATTTTTACACATGAGCTTAAAAAGGGACAAAAGCACCCGGTTAAAATAGAATGGAATCCTGATGGCGGTGTGTCTTACCTGGCGCTACGCTACCTGGCACCGCAGCCTGAGCAAGACAAAAACAGGTTTTCTTTTGCCTCCGAAGCAGGCGACGAAATCGACTACTATTTTGTGTATGGCCAAAACAAGGATGAGGTAATCAGCGGCTACCGCCAGCTAACAGGTGATGCGCAGATTATGCCCAAGTGGGCCATGGGTTTTTGGCAAAGCCGTGAGCGCTATAAAACACAGGATGAGATTCTGAGTACGGTACAGGAGTTCCGTAAGCGCAAGATCGGACTGGATAATATTGTTCTGGACTGGTCTTACTGGAAAGAGGATCAGTGGGGAAGCCAGCAGTTTGACGAAACCCGTTTCCCGAATCCGGAGGGGATGATCAGAGAACTTCACGATAAATACAACACACACTTCATGATTTCGGTGTGGCCAAAGTTTTATGAAGGCATCGCAAATTATAAGCTTTTCAACGACAAAGGGTTGTTGTATAAACAAAGCATCAACGAAGGTATCAGAGACTGGATTGGGCAAGGGTATGTGTCTACCTTTTACGATGCTTATCATCCGGAAGGGCGTGAGTTGTTTTGGGATGTGTTAAATAAAAACCTTTACAACAAAGGAGTAGACGCCTGGTGGCTGGATGCAACCGAACCGGATATTTTGTCAAATGCTTCTATTGAACACCGAAAAGCATTGATGAATCCTACTTACCTGGGTTCTGCAGATAAGTATTTTAATGCTTATTCGCTGATGAACGCAAAAGGTATTTATGAAGGGCAGCGTGAAACGAATCCAAACGATCGTGTATTTATTCTTACACGCTCCGCTTTTGGTGGTTTGCAGCGTTATGGAGCCGCCACATGGAGTGGCGATATTGCTTCCCGTTTCGATGAACTGGAGCGTCAGATTCCGGGAGGGCTTAACTTTTCCATGTCGGGCCTGCCTTACTGGACAACCGATATCGGGGGTTTCTTTGTTGAAGATAAATATGACCGGCCAGACCCGAAAGGTGATGCCTTGGAAGAGTGGCGTGAGCTGAATGCCCGCTGGTACCAGTATGGCACGTTTACACCTTTGTTCCGTTCGCATGGCCAGTATCCGTACCGCGAAGTATTTAACATCGCTCCTGAAGATCACAAGGCTTACCAGTCTATCGTGTATTACAACAAACTGCGCTACCGCCTGATGCCTTATATTTATTCGTTAGCAGGCCAGGTATACCATAACGATTATACTATGATGCGGGCACTGGTGATGGATTTTGATACAGATAAGAATGTGTTGAATATCGGTGACCAATTTATGTTTGGGCCGAGCCTGCTCATTAATCCTGTTTATAAAAGAAATGCCACCAGCAGAAAAGTGTACCTGCCAGCCAATATAGGGTGGTATAATCTTTATGATGGTAGTTATCAGGAAGGTGGGCAAACAGTAGATGCTGCTGCACCGTATGAGCGCATGCCCATTTTTGTAAAGGCAGGAGCGATACTCCCTTTTGGCCCTGAAATAGAATATACCACACAAAAACCAGCAGATCAGATTACGCTTTATATCTACGGCGGAAAAGATGGCAGCTTTGAGCTTTATGAAGATGAGAATACCAACTACAACTATGAGAATGGAAAGTTTATCAAAATCCCGATCTCTTATAATGACGCTGCCAAGACACTAACCATCGGCAAGCAGCAGGGCGAGTTTGCCGGTATGCTGAAGAACAGAACTTTCAATGTGGTGTATGTAAGCCGGAACCAGCCAAAGGAACTTCAGTTTGATGCTAAACCCCTGAAAGTAATTAACTATAAAGGAAAAGCTACTTCGGTGAAGCTGATCTAA
- a CDS encoding hybrid sensor histidine kinase/response regulator transcription factor: MSEKITFTWIKCLLAVFCTFATVAHTVAALPQQYRFSHLDINAGLSNNQVKCFLKDSRGFLWVGTASGLNRYDGYKFKVFRYDSNDSSSVISNNIIKLFEGPEGEIWVLTSEGFSVYNPKTESFSRHNNAYIKRYALPDANIEDIVKDKDDNYWFISTGQGITKYNAKTKRSINIKNTFSGKSSISTNYVSALGITSKGEVWIIHSNGILEKLDRETLKVLERNDKIYTNYNQQLQTYALTIDSDDDLWVYLPGAGGGVFLYEQNHKQLSHIHKGSTPLKLNNDIVRGVVEGAKGKIWIGTDHGGINIIHKKASSVEYVLHNNEVKNSLAHNSIYTLYKDGEGIIWIGTFKKGLNFFHQNIIKFQHLAHQTSDKSSLPYDDVNAFVEDEKGNLWIGTNGNGLLYMDRASGAYTRYTHEPGNPNSLSSDIVVSLLIDKKQQLWIGTYMGGLNRFDGKTFTHYQNDLKKKHSLADDNVWELFEDSKGNLWAGTLHGGLELYDPQLDGFRHSMVGSGEYSVHCNYITSLAEDRHGNLWVGGGYGIDVINKYTGKSFYFSHDAKQAGSLVSNHVMSIYRDSKNNVWIGTTEGLDLYNEKDNTFRHFTIKDGLPNNTVVSILEDSKHNLWVSTLNGLSHVVVDRVGGDALAYTVQFRNYDELDGLQGKAFNENAAFKTSKGELLFGGASGLNIIHPHQIVKNEVVPRVVFTDLQLFNKSIGIGKEVNGKVKLEKSLFDTESITLEHNENVFSIEFAALNFFHSEKNIYKYKLEGFDKDWHTSDSQNRRVTYTNLDPGEYQFKVLASNNDGVWNTEGATLTIVVLAPFWQTTTAYVLYVLVAVALLVAVRKAELKKAKVKFLLEQERREAQQTRELNLMKIKFFTNISHEFRTPLSLILSPLEKLLSISENTEQQKQLQMMNRNAKRLLNLVNQLLDFRKLEVEDVNLSLSEGNIVKFIKESVNSFSDLSEKKNISLVFHANIDRLQAYFDMDKLEKILFNLLSNAFKFTPEKGSISVNLNCYDNDSSSEGLKLIEIKVQDTGIGIPKNLHERVFERFFRNDVPSNLVNQGSGIGLAITTEFVKIHGGIIKVDSEPGKGSCFTVTIPVREIAASLEAIEADEAATDTAESERDEFGLTGARKQATVANLNSKPIVLIVEDNEDFRFYLKDNLGTHFTIVEAQNGKEGWQKALSCMPDLIVSDLMMPELNGIELCEKVKGDSRTSHIPFVLLTAHSGEEQKLKGLNIGANDYVTKPFSFELLLSRIRNLITQRQMLQKVLEKKISVQTSEVEIVSLDDKLIQKAIKVVEDNLANPDFSVEMLSKELAMSRVHLYKKVLSLTGSSPVEFIRKIRLQHAAQLLEKSQLTVAEVAYKVGFNNRKYFTKYFKEEYKVLPSLYAESRQK; this comes from the coding sequence ATGAGCGAAAAAATAACCTTTACCTGGATAAAGTGTTTACTGGCGGTATTCTGTACGTTTGCCACGGTAGCACATACTGTGGCAGCATTGCCACAGCAGTACCGTTTTTCCCACCTCGATATAAATGCAGGACTTTCTAATAATCAGGTAAAATGTTTCCTGAAAGACAGTAGGGGCTTTTTATGGGTAGGCACTGCATCTGGCCTGAACAGGTACGATGGGTATAAGTTTAAGGTATTCCGGTACGATTCCAACGATTCTTCTTCTGTTATTAGCAACAATATTATAAAACTGTTCGAAGGGCCGGAGGGAGAGATATGGGTATTAACCTCCGAAGGGTTTAGCGTATATAACCCAAAAACAGAAAGTTTTAGCCGCCATAACAATGCTTACATAAAGCGTTATGCTTTGCCTGATGCTAATATAGAAGATATTGTAAAGGATAAGGATGACAACTATTGGTTTATTAGTACCGGACAGGGAATTACCAAGTATAACGCCAAGACAAAAAGGTCTATCAATATTAAAAATACCTTCTCCGGAAAAAGTTCTATCAGCACAAATTATGTTTCTGCTTTAGGCATTACGTCTAAAGGAGAGGTGTGGATAATCCATAGCAATGGTATTTTAGAAAAGCTGGATCGTGAAACACTGAAAGTGCTGGAACGAAACGACAAAATCTATACAAACTATAATCAGCAACTACAAACGTATGCCTTAACTATAGATAGCGATGATGATTTGTGGGTGTATTTGCCTGGCGCAGGTGGAGGCGTGTTTCTATATGAGCAGAATCATAAGCAATTGTCTCATATACATAAAGGATCTACACCTCTTAAATTAAACAACGATATTGTAAGAGGTGTGGTGGAGGGAGCCAAAGGAAAAATTTGGATTGGTACCGACCACGGTGGCATTAATATTATCCATAAAAAGGCTTCCTCTGTAGAATATGTGCTGCATAACAACGAGGTAAAAAACAGCCTTGCCCATAACAGTATCTACACGCTTTATAAAGACGGGGAAGGCATTATCTGGATTGGCACCTTTAAAAAGGGGCTTAACTTTTTTCATCAGAACATTATTAAGTTCCAGCACCTGGCGCACCAGACCTCGGATAAGAGTAGCTTGCCTTACGACGATGTAAACGCCTTTGTAGAAGATGAGAAAGGCAATCTTTGGATAGGTACAAATGGCAACGGGCTTCTTTATATGGATCGTGCCAGTGGGGCATATACCAGGTATACCCACGAGCCGGGTAATCCAAACAGCTTAAGTAGCGATATTGTAGTAAGCCTGCTTATCGATAAAAAACAGCAGCTATGGATTGGCACTTACATGGGTGGGCTTAACAGGTTTGATGGCAAAACGTTTACACATTATCAGAATGACCTAAAGAAGAAGCACAGTTTGGCAGATGATAATGTGTGGGAGCTGTTCGAAGATTCTAAAGGAAATCTGTGGGCAGGCACTTTGCATGGTGGTTTAGAGCTTTATGATCCACAGTTGGATGGCTTCAGGCATTCTATGGTGGGCTCGGGCGAATACTCTGTTCATTGTAACTATATTACCAGTTTGGCAGAAGACAGGCACGGGAACCTGTGGGTAGGCGGTGGCTATGGTATAGATGTAATTAACAAATACACAGGCAAAAGCTTCTATTTTTCGCATGATGCAAAACAGGCCGGCAGTCTGGTGAGCAACCATGTGATGAGTATTTACCGCGATAGTAAAAATAATGTCTGGATAGGTACTACAGAGGGACTGGATTTATACAATGAGAAAGACAATACTTTCCGGCATTTTACTATAAAAGATGGCCTTCCTAATAATACTGTTGTTTCCATTCTGGAGGATAGTAAACATAATCTGTGGGTTAGTACGCTAAATGGCTTGTCTCATGTGGTAGTTGACCGGGTAGGAGGCGACGCGCTGGCTTATACTGTTCAATTCAGAAATTATGATGAGCTGGATGGCCTGCAGGGGAAAGCCTTTAACGAAAATGCAGCCTTTAAAACCAGTAAAGGTGAGTTGTTGTTTGGAGGAGCCAGTGGGTTGAATATTATTCACCCGCACCAGATTGTGAAGAATGAAGTGGTGCCCCGTGTTGTGTTTACCGATTTACAATTGTTTAACAAAAGCATCGGAATTGGGAAAGAGGTTAACGGAAAGGTAAAGCTGGAGAAATCGCTTTTCGATACCGAATCCATAACATTGGAGCATAACGAGAACGTTTTTTCTATTGAGTTTGCGGCTCTGAACTTTTTCCACTCCGAAAAGAATATCTACAAGTATAAATTAGAAGGCTTTGATAAAGATTGGCACACATCCGATAGCCAGAACAGGAGAGTGACCTACACTAACCTGGACCCGGGCGAGTATCAGTTTAAGGTATTGGCGTCTAACAATGACGGTGTCTGGAATACAGAGGGTGCCACTCTTACGATTGTCGTACTGGCTCCTTTCTGGCAAACTACTACCGCTTATGTGCTGTATGTGCTTGTTGCTGTCGCTTTGCTGGTGGCTGTGAGAAAAGCTGAACTGAAAAAAGCGAAAGTTAAGTTTTTGCTGGAGCAGGAGCGAAGGGAGGCGCAGCAAACCCGGGAACTGAACCTGATGAAGATAAAGTTCTTCACCAACATTAGTCATGAATTCAGAACTCCTTTGTCTCTTATTCTGTCCCCGCTGGAAAAGCTGCTGTCTATTTCTGAGAACACAGAACAGCAAAAGCAGCTGCAGATGATGAACCGCAATGCAAAAAGGCTCCTGAACCTGGTGAATCAGTTGCTGGATTTCAGAAAGCTGGAAGTAGAAGATGTTAATCTGAGTCTGTCGGAAGGAAATATTGTTAAATTTATTAAGGAGTCTGTTAATTCCTTTTCAGATCTTTCAGAGAAGAAAAACATCTCTTTGGTATTTCATGCCAATATAGACCGCCTGCAGGCTTATTTTGACATGGATAAACTGGAGAAGATCCTGTTTAACCTATTGTCAAACGCCTTTAAATTTACTCCTGAAAAGGGTTCTATCAGCGTAAACTTAAATTGCTACGATAACGACTCCTCTTCGGAAGGCCTGAAATTGATTGAGATAAAAGTGCAGGATACAGGCATTGGTATCCCTAAGAACCTGCACGAACGGGTCTTTGAACGGTTCTTCCGAAACGATGTGCCAAGTAACCTGGTTAACCAGGGAAGCGGCATCGGGTTGGCTATTACAACAGAATTTGTGAAAATACATGGCGGTATCATAAAAGTTGACAGTGAACCGGGCAAAGGCAGCTGTTTTACAGTAACAATTCCGGTAAGAGAGATAGCTGCTTCGTTAGAGGCTATCGAAGCAGATGAAGCCGCAACTGATACTGCAGAAAGTGAAAGGGATGAGTTTGGATTGACAGGAGCACGTAAGCAGGCGACTGTAGCAAACCTGAACAGTAAGCCTATTGTGCTGATTGTAGAGGATAACGAAGATTTCCGGTTTTACCTGAAAGATAACCTTGGCACCCATTTTACTATTGTGGAAGCGCAAAATGGTAAAGAAGGCTGGCAAAAGGCTCTTTCCTGTATGCCGGATCTGATTGTGAGCGACCTGATGATGCCGGAACTGAATGGAATAGAGCTTTGTGAAAAGGTAAAAGGCGATTCCCGTACTTCGCACATTCCGTTTGTACTGCTTACCGCACATTCAGGAGAAGAACAAAAACTAAAGGGGCTCAACATCGGAGCGAATGACTATGTTACAAAGCCCTTCAGCTTTGAGCTGTTGCTAAGCCGAATCCGAAACCTGATTACCCAAAGGCAAATGTTGCAGAAGGTGCTGGAGAAGAAAATAAGTGTGCAGACCAGCGAAGTGGAAATCGTTTCTTTAGACGACAAGCTTATTCAGAAGGCTATAAAAGTAGTGGAGGACAATCTGGCGAACCCTGATTTTTCTGTGGAAATGCTCAGTAAAGAATTAGCCATGAGCAGGGTTCATTTATATAAAAAGGTTCTTTCGCTAACTGGTAGTTCTCCTGTTGAATTTATCCGCAAGATCAGGTTACAACATGCAGCGCAGCTATTGGAGAAGAGCCAGCTAACGGTAGCAGAAGTAGCTTACAAGGTTGGGTTTAATAACAGGAAGTACTTTACCAAGTACTTTAAAGAAGAGTATAAGGTATTACCTTCTCTGTATGCAGAGAGCAGGCAGAAATAA
- a CDS encoding YdeI/OmpD-associated family protein produces MPAPEAPIVFETSINRLEYLVGMHYLEVPQPVVQQLGGKLKVRLLCTVNNQLTFQCGLMALGNGSAYISLNTKRLKQLKLKAGDKAVVALAKDESKYGMEIPEELAELLQQDDEGNKRFNLLTPGKQRYIIHYVASVKSSQLRIDRAILLIKNLKKLPVGNESFRAMLGLPERV; encoded by the coding sequence ATGCCTGCTCCCGAAGCCCCCATTGTGTTTGAAACCTCCATAAACAGGTTGGAATACCTGGTTGGCATGCATTACCTGGAGGTACCACAGCCTGTTGTGCAGCAATTAGGAGGAAAACTAAAGGTAAGGCTGCTCTGCACCGTAAATAATCAGCTTACCTTTCAGTGCGGCTTAATGGCTTTGGGTAATGGCAGCGCCTACATCAGCCTGAATACAAAAAGGCTAAAGCAACTAAAGCTGAAAGCAGGCGACAAGGCAGTAGTGGCATTAGCTAAAGATGAAAGCAAGTATGGCATGGAAATACCAGAAGAACTGGCAGAGCTACTTCAGCAGGATGATGAAGGCAACAAGCGATTCAACCTGTTAACTCCAGGTAAGCAAAGGTATATAATACATTATGTTGCTTCTGTAAAAAGCAGCCAATTACGCATAGACAGAGCTATACTCTTAATAAAGAACCTCAAAAAGCTGCCCGTAGGTAATGAGTCGTTCAGGGCTATGCTCGGCCTTCCGGAAAGAGTTTAA
- a CDS encoding DNA-3-methyladenine glycosylase, translating into MKLNKAFYTRANVVQVARELLGKYLFTDINGTITGGMVVETEAYAGEGDRACHAHLNKRTQRTEIMYHEGGVAYVYLVYGIYHLFNIITNIEGKADAVLVRAIAPETGVAEMLLRRKMPAVKPNLTAGPGVMSIALGIDKRLYGADLTGETIWLEDKKVIIPEENIAEGPRIGIDYAGEDALLPWRFWLKGNPWVSRKK; encoded by the coding sequence TTGAAGCTAAATAAAGCATTTTATACCCGAGCAAATGTGGTGCAGGTGGCGCGTGAGCTATTAGGAAAGTACTTGTTTACAGATATAAACGGCACTATAACCGGTGGCATGGTTGTAGAAACAGAGGCTTATGCAGGTGAAGGAGACAGAGCCTGCCATGCACACCTGAACAAGAGGACGCAGCGCACCGAAATTATGTACCATGAAGGAGGAGTTGCTTATGTATACCTGGTGTATGGCATTTACCATTTGTTTAACATTATAACCAACATAGAAGGAAAGGCCGATGCAGTGCTGGTTAGAGCCATTGCGCCCGAAACCGGGGTAGCGGAAATGCTGCTGCGGCGGAAAATGCCCGCCGTAAAACCTAATCTTACTGCAGGGCCAGGAGTGATGAGTATTGCACTGGGTATAGATAAAAGGCTTTACGGAGCAGACCTGACAGGTGAGACTATCTGGCTGGAAGATAAGAAAGTAATTATACCTGAAGAGAACATTGCTGAAGGTCCGAGAATTGGAATAGACTATGCCGGAGAAGATGCCTTACTGCCCTGGCGGTTCTGGCTAAAAGGGAATCCGTGGGTAAGTAGAAAGAAATAG
- a CDS encoding TonB-dependent siderophore receptor yields the protein MVKSFFLFCLLLATYAGVPLVARAQQQQDTLYQHLQGVEIFGKPAEVFAAGSRIATLDSTYLRTYISSSLAEALQARTPVYVRTYGASGISSVSFRGTGASHTAVLWNGLNIALPSLGQSDFATLPLSGVGEVAVQHGASGSTYGNGAIGGAVLLSSPAYTGKGFGGELQQEVGSFGRYYTNAAVNYKNQKLSVGASAFWHLAQNRFTYRDYARFGAPERTQENAEVQQQGFTQDLTWHLSPKSYLAFRSWYTSTDREVQPSLGAAYQNANQLDKNLRLMAEYNLSSRWGETNIKTAYFSDYLQYTDVETHSETAIKTYQLQAEQTYTYGRQWSLRGGINLQHFRGDVDGYGGAVEENRSSAFILFRFDPSQQLNLSLNLRQTFIKGYNPAPTPTIGANWNFFSQSNHSLYLKGNIAGSYRVPTLNDRFWRPGGNPELKPEQGWNYEGGLRHVYSSGDFLIESEATVYYMLVDNWIQWMPTRGYWSPVNLQKVRSQGVELSSRASKKIGGVALGATAGYTYASSEQVASYEGPEELNLQLAYVPLHKATLSTDASFRSWTFLGYLMYNGLRYTNNNNTSSLPHFALLNLSLGKQFKLGQNKLLATARVDNATNTDYKTMQNLPMPGRSYTFSLRFTIP from the coding sequence TTGGTAAAATCGTTTTTTCTGTTCTGTCTGCTGCTGGCTACTTATGCCGGTGTGCCTCTTGTTGCCCGGGCGCAGCAACAGCAGGATACTCTGTATCAGCACCTGCAGGGAGTAGAGATATTTGGCAAGCCTGCTGAAGTATTTGCTGCCGGAAGCCGCATTGCCACATTAGATAGCACCTATCTCAGAACGTATATTTCAAGCAGCCTGGCGGAGGCTTTGCAGGCACGTACGCCTGTTTATGTACGTACGTACGGGGCGAGCGGCATTTCCAGCGTCTCCTTCAGAGGTACCGGTGCCTCTCACACAGCCGTACTCTGGAATGGTTTAAACATAGCCTTACCCTCACTTGGCCAGAGTGATTTTGCTACTCTGCCTTTAAGTGGTGTGGGCGAAGTAGCCGTACAGCATGGCGCATCAGGCTCAACGTACGGTAACGGAGCTATTGGCGGGGCTGTTCTGCTTAGTTCTCCTGCTTACACAGGCAAAGGCTTTGGCGGTGAGTTGCAGCAGGAAGTTGGCAGCTTTGGCAGATACTATACCAATGCTGCCGTAAACTACAAAAACCAGAAGCTCTCCGTTGGAGCAAGTGCCTTCTGGCACTTGGCCCAGAACAGGTTTACGTACAGAGATTATGCACGCTTCGGCGCTCCTGAAAGAACCCAGGAAAACGCAGAAGTGCAGCAGCAAGGCTTTACGCAGGACCTTACCTGGCACCTCTCCCCGAAAAGCTATCTGGCATTCCGTAGCTGGTACACCTCCACCGATAGAGAAGTACAGCCTTCACTGGGAGCCGCTTATCAAAATGCAAACCAACTCGACAAAAACCTGCGCCTCATGGCGGAGTACAACCTGAGCAGTCGCTGGGGCGAGACAAATATAAAAACAGCCTACTTCTCAGATTACCTTCAGTATACGGATGTTGAAACTCATTCCGAAACAGCTATAAAAACTTATCAGCTACAGGCAGAGCAAACCTATACCTATGGCCGGCAATGGAGCCTGCGGGGAGGCATTAACCTGCAACACTTCAGAGGAGATGTAGATGGATATGGTGGAGCTGTGGAAGAAAACAGGAGTTCTGCTTTTATACTTTTCCGCTTTGACCCTTCGCAGCAACTTAACCTCAGCCTGAACCTGCGCCAAACGTTTATCAAAGGTTATAACCCGGCTCCTACGCCAACCATAGGCGCTAACTGGAACTTCTTCTCTCAAAGCAACCATAGCTTATACCTGAAAGGAAATATAGCAGGTAGCTACCGTGTACCAACCCTTAATGACAGGTTCTGGAGGCCAGGAGGCAACCCTGAGCTAAAGCCGGAACAAGGTTGGAACTATGAAGGCGGTCTGCGGCATGTATACTCTTCAGGGGATTTCTTAATAGAGTCTGAAGCCACTGTGTACTACATGCTGGTGGATAACTGGATTCAGTGGATGCCAACGCGTGGCTATTGGTCGCCGGTGAACCTGCAGAAGGTCCGCTCACAGGGGGTGGAACTAAGCTCACGAGCGAGTAAAAAAATAGGAGGGGTAGCGCTGGGAGCTACAGCAGGTTATACCTATGCCTCTTCAGAACAAGTGGCTTCTTATGAGGGGCCAGAGGAGCTAAACCTTCAATTGGCTTACGTACCGCTGCACAAAGCTACTCTCTCTACCGACGCCTCTTTCCGCTCCTGGACTTTCCTGGGCTACCTGATGTATAACGGGTTACGCTATACCAATAATAACAATACGAGCAGTTTGCCTCACTTTGCACTGTTGAATCTATCGCTTGGTAAGCAGTTTAAACTGGGGCAAAACAAGCTTTTGGCTACTGCTCGTGTCGATAATGCCACCAATACCGATTATAAAACCATGCAGAACCTGCCTATGCCAGGACGCAGCTATACTTTTAGCTTACGCTTTACAATTCCTTAA